From Seriola aureovittata isolate HTS-2021-v1 ecotype China chromosome 20, ASM2101889v1, whole genome shotgun sequence, a single genomic window includes:
- the aoc1 gene encoding amiloride-sensitive amine oxidase [copper-containing] isoform X1: MEQGRIAYPAARKEKRKMAMRLLCLLQLVCLVGCSDSRRREWAHHGAPMFADLTVREIKAVRAYLHGIPELDLTDARSKTLQKNSILLIELHLPKKHEALRALDRGQAKPQRQARVVIQFGKRTKPSITEYIVGPLPSPSSHVVKTFKGDRPIRFESRPITAAEYEHMHDILVKITTKAHKLLFETTGGFSFTDCSDRCLTFSDIAPRGLGPGERRTWIMLQKSVEGYFIHPVGFEVLVNHQDLDPEKWTVEKVWYNSKYFDSVEELVEKYESGDVERVKLPEHNDDDLYSTYIPRGHSNTPTNIHGPKLVEPQGPRYQVDHNFVEYSGWSFAYRVRSTAGLQVFDLRFNGERIAYEISLQEAIAFYAGDTPAAMQTKYIDAGWAMGSSTYELAPGIDCPEIATFVDLYHYFDTDKPVLHKNALCIFEMTTAMPLRRHFNSNFKGGYNFYGGLENTVLVLRTTSTVYNYDYIWDFLFYQNGVMEVKVSATGYIHATFFTPNGLHYGTKVYNYVLGNLHTHLIHYKVDLDIAGRENSFESLDLKFVNFTNPWSPSHFIVQSKLHKTEHKTERSAAFRFGKKFPRYVHFYNPNEKNKWGQQKGYRIQFNSHAHSVLPRGWREENGISWSRYPLAVTRHRESEATSSSIYTQNDPWEPVVSFEDYIRNNEDIVNQDLVAWVTVGFLHVPHSEDIPNTATPGNAVGFFLRPFNFFDEDPSLASRSTVIVRPGQDGKPKVQRWTPEVIGHCVTNKPFFYNGTYAGV, translated from the exons ATGGAACAAGGAAGGATTGCTTATCCAGCTGCgagaaaggagaagaggaaaatgg CCATGAGgcttctctgtctgctgcagctggtctGTTTGGTTGGTTGTAGTGATTCCAGGAGAAGAGAGTGGGCTCATCATGGCGCCCCCATGTTTGCCGACCTCACAGTCCGTGAGATAAAAGCTGTCCGGGCCTACTTGCATGGTATTCCAGAGCTGGACCTTACTGATGCTCGTAGCAAGACTCTGCAGAAGAACAGCATCCTCCTGATTGAACTCCATCTGCCAAAGAAACATGAAGCCCTGAGAGCTCTGGACCGTGGACAGGCCAAACCCCAACGTCAAGCCCGTGTGGTCATCCAGTTTGGGAAAAGGACTAAACCCAGCATCACTGAGTACATTGTCGGTCCTCTGCCCTCCCCAAGTTCTCATGTAGTCAAGACCTTCAAAGGGGATAGGCCTATCCGGTTTGAGTCAAGGCCTATTACTGCTGCAGAGTATGAACATATGCATGACATCCTCGTGAAGATCACAACCAAAGCTCACAAGCTTCTGTTTGAGACTACAGGAGGGTTTTCCTTCACTGACTGCTCTGACCGCTGTCTGACGTTCTCTGACATAGCCCCCCGCGGGCTGGGTCCAGGTGAGAGGAGAACCTGGATTATGTTGCAGAAGTCTGTGGAGGGTTATTTCATCCACCCAGTTGGGTTCGAGGTATTGGTCAATCATCAGGACCTGGACCCCGAAAAGTGGACTGTCGAGAAGGTCTGGTACAACAGCAAGTACTTTGACAGTGTTGAGGAACTGGTAGAAAAATATGAATCAGGAGATGTGGAGAGGGTCAAACTGCCCGAACATAACGACGATGACCTCTACTCCACCTACATCCCCCGGGGTCACAGCAACACTCCCACCAATATCCATGGGCCAAAGCTTGTGGAACCTCAAGGGCCTCGCTATCAAGTTGACCACAATTTTGTCGAATACTCTGGATGGTCTTTCGCCTACCGAGTTCGCTCAACAGCTGGGCTTCAAGTCTTTGACCTCCGTTTCAATGGAGAAAGAATTGCCTATGAGATCAGCCTCCAAGAAGCTATTGCCTTCTACGCTGGTGATACTCCTGCTGCCATGCAAACAAAGTATATTGATGCTGGCTGGGCAATGGGCAGCTCAACATATGAACTTGCACCTGGAATTGACTGTCCAGAAATTGCCACCTTCGTTGACCTTTACCACTACTTTGACACAGACAAACCTGTGCTCCACAAAAATGCACTCTGTATTTTTGAGATGACCACTGCTATGCCTCTGAGAAGGCATTTCAACTCTAACTTCAAGGGGGGGTACAACTTCTACGGGGGTTTGGAAAACACTGTGCTGGTTTTGCGGACGACCTCAACGGTTTACAACTATGATTACATCTGGGACTTCCTCTTCTACCAGAATGGGGTGATGGAGGTAAAGGTCAGCGCCACTGGATACATCCACGCCACTTTCTTTACACCTAACGGACTTCACTATGGTACCAAGGTGTATAACTATGTGCTGGgtaacctgcacacacacctaatCCATTACAAAGTGGACCTGGATATTGCTG GTCGAGAGAACAGCTTTGAGTCGTTAGATCTGAAATTTGTCAACTTCACAAATCCCTGGAGCCCGAGTCATTTCATCGTCCAGTCCAAACTCCACAAGACAGAACACAAGACCGAGCGATCTGCTGCTTTCCGCTTTGGCAAAAAGTTCCCTCGCTATGTGCACTTTTACAAcccaaatgagaaaaataaatggggGCAGCAGAAAGGTTACCGAATTCAGTTTAACTCACATGCCCACAGTGTCCTTCCAAGAGGCTGGAGAGAAGAAAATGGCATCAGTTGGTCAag GTACCCTCTGGCTGTGACTCGTCATAGAGAGAGTGaagccaccagcagcagcatttaCACCCAGAATGACCCCTGGGAACCTGTTGTGTCCTTTGAGGACTACATCCGCAACAATGAAGACATAGTCAACCAG GACCTGGTTGCCTGGGTGACAGTCGGCTTCCTGCATGTGCCTCACTCTGAAGACATCCCCAACACAGCGACACCTGGCAACGCAGTGGGCTTCTTCCTCCGACCCTTCAATTTCTTCGATGAAGACCCTTCGCTGGCATCCCGAAGCACCGTCATTGTCCGGCCAGGCCAGGATGGCAAACCAAAGGTCCAGAGATGGACGCCTGAGGTCATAGGTCACTGTGTGACAAACAAGCCATTCTTTTACAATGGCACTTATGCAGGAGTGTAG
- the aoc1 gene encoding amiloride-sensitive amine oxidase [copper-containing] isoform X2: protein MTTAMRLLCLLQLVCLVGCSDSRRREWAHHGAPMFADLTVREIKAVRAYLHGIPELDLTDARSKTLQKNSILLIELHLPKKHEALRALDRGQAKPQRQARVVIQFGKRTKPSITEYIVGPLPSPSSHVVKTFKGDRPIRFESRPITAAEYEHMHDILVKITTKAHKLLFETTGGFSFTDCSDRCLTFSDIAPRGLGPGERRTWIMLQKSVEGYFIHPVGFEVLVNHQDLDPEKWTVEKVWYNSKYFDSVEELVEKYESGDVERVKLPEHNDDDLYSTYIPRGHSNTPTNIHGPKLVEPQGPRYQVDHNFVEYSGWSFAYRVRSTAGLQVFDLRFNGERIAYEISLQEAIAFYAGDTPAAMQTKYIDAGWAMGSSTYELAPGIDCPEIATFVDLYHYFDTDKPVLHKNALCIFEMTTAMPLRRHFNSNFKGGYNFYGGLENTVLVLRTTSTVYNYDYIWDFLFYQNGVMEVKVSATGYIHATFFTPNGLHYGTKVYNYVLGNLHTHLIHYKVDLDIAGRENSFESLDLKFVNFTNPWSPSHFIVQSKLHKTEHKTERSAAFRFGKKFPRYVHFYNPNEKNKWGQQKGYRIQFNSHAHSVLPRGWREENGISWSRYPLAVTRHRESEATSSSIYTQNDPWEPVVSFEDYIRNNEDIVNQDLVAWVTVGFLHVPHSEDIPNTATPGNAVGFFLRPFNFFDEDPSLASRSTVIVRPGQDGKPKVQRWTPEVIGHCVTNKPFFYNGTYAGV, encoded by the exons ATGACTACAG CCATGAGgcttctctgtctgctgcagctggtctGTTTGGTTGGTTGTAGTGATTCCAGGAGAAGAGAGTGGGCTCATCATGGCGCCCCCATGTTTGCCGACCTCACAGTCCGTGAGATAAAAGCTGTCCGGGCCTACTTGCATGGTATTCCAGAGCTGGACCTTACTGATGCTCGTAGCAAGACTCTGCAGAAGAACAGCATCCTCCTGATTGAACTCCATCTGCCAAAGAAACATGAAGCCCTGAGAGCTCTGGACCGTGGACAGGCCAAACCCCAACGTCAAGCCCGTGTGGTCATCCAGTTTGGGAAAAGGACTAAACCCAGCATCACTGAGTACATTGTCGGTCCTCTGCCCTCCCCAAGTTCTCATGTAGTCAAGACCTTCAAAGGGGATAGGCCTATCCGGTTTGAGTCAAGGCCTATTACTGCTGCAGAGTATGAACATATGCATGACATCCTCGTGAAGATCACAACCAAAGCTCACAAGCTTCTGTTTGAGACTACAGGAGGGTTTTCCTTCACTGACTGCTCTGACCGCTGTCTGACGTTCTCTGACATAGCCCCCCGCGGGCTGGGTCCAGGTGAGAGGAGAACCTGGATTATGTTGCAGAAGTCTGTGGAGGGTTATTTCATCCACCCAGTTGGGTTCGAGGTATTGGTCAATCATCAGGACCTGGACCCCGAAAAGTGGACTGTCGAGAAGGTCTGGTACAACAGCAAGTACTTTGACAGTGTTGAGGAACTGGTAGAAAAATATGAATCAGGAGATGTGGAGAGGGTCAAACTGCCCGAACATAACGACGATGACCTCTACTCCACCTACATCCCCCGGGGTCACAGCAACACTCCCACCAATATCCATGGGCCAAAGCTTGTGGAACCTCAAGGGCCTCGCTATCAAGTTGACCACAATTTTGTCGAATACTCTGGATGGTCTTTCGCCTACCGAGTTCGCTCAACAGCTGGGCTTCAAGTCTTTGACCTCCGTTTCAATGGAGAAAGAATTGCCTATGAGATCAGCCTCCAAGAAGCTATTGCCTTCTACGCTGGTGATACTCCTGCTGCCATGCAAACAAAGTATATTGATGCTGGCTGGGCAATGGGCAGCTCAACATATGAACTTGCACCTGGAATTGACTGTCCAGAAATTGCCACCTTCGTTGACCTTTACCACTACTTTGACACAGACAAACCTGTGCTCCACAAAAATGCACTCTGTATTTTTGAGATGACCACTGCTATGCCTCTGAGAAGGCATTTCAACTCTAACTTCAAGGGGGGGTACAACTTCTACGGGGGTTTGGAAAACACTGTGCTGGTTTTGCGGACGACCTCAACGGTTTACAACTATGATTACATCTGGGACTTCCTCTTCTACCAGAATGGGGTGATGGAGGTAAAGGTCAGCGCCACTGGATACATCCACGCCACTTTCTTTACACCTAACGGACTTCACTATGGTACCAAGGTGTATAACTATGTGCTGGgtaacctgcacacacacctaatCCATTACAAAGTGGACCTGGATATTGCTG GTCGAGAGAACAGCTTTGAGTCGTTAGATCTGAAATTTGTCAACTTCACAAATCCCTGGAGCCCGAGTCATTTCATCGTCCAGTCCAAACTCCACAAGACAGAACACAAGACCGAGCGATCTGCTGCTTTCCGCTTTGGCAAAAAGTTCCCTCGCTATGTGCACTTTTACAAcccaaatgagaaaaataaatggggGCAGCAGAAAGGTTACCGAATTCAGTTTAACTCACATGCCCACAGTGTCCTTCCAAGAGGCTGGAGAGAAGAAAATGGCATCAGTTGGTCAag GTACCCTCTGGCTGTGACTCGTCATAGAGAGAGTGaagccaccagcagcagcatttaCACCCAGAATGACCCCTGGGAACCTGTTGTGTCCTTTGAGGACTACATCCGCAACAATGAAGACATAGTCAACCAG GACCTGGTTGCCTGGGTGACAGTCGGCTTCCTGCATGTGCCTCACTCTGAAGACATCCCCAACACAGCGACACCTGGCAACGCAGTGGGCTTCTTCCTCCGACCCTTCAATTTCTTCGATGAAGACCCTTCGCTGGCATCCCGAAGCACCGTCATTGTCCGGCCAGGCCAGGATGGCAAACCAAAGGTCCAGAGATGGACGCCTGAGGTCATAGGTCACTGTGTGACAAACAAGCCATTCTTTTACAATGGCACTTATGCAGGAGTGTAG